Below is a window of Streptomyces sp. ITFR-16 DNA.
GCCCTCGTAGGTGTCGCGGGAGACCAGGTTGTAGTGCGGCTGGAGCGCCGCATAGCGGGCCAGCCCCTCGCGCTCGGAGAACTCGAGCGAGGCGCGCAGCCGCTCCGGGCTGATGTTGGAGGCGGCGATCTCGCGGACCTTGCCGTCCTTCACAAGCTGGTCGAGGGCGGTGATGATCTCCTCGACGGGCACGGTCTCGTCGTCGAAGTGCGTGTAGTAGAGGTCGATGTGGTCGGTGCCGAGCCGGCGCAGCGACTCCTCGGCGGCGGCCTTGATGGTGGTCTCCGAGAGCCCCTTGTACGCGGGGTGGGCGCCGACCTTGGTGGCCACCAGGATGTCGGACCGGTTGCCGCGCGCGGCCAGCCACTTGCCGATGATCGTCTCCGACTCGCCGCCCTCGTTGCCCTCCACCCAGGAGGAGTAGGCGTCGGCGGTGTCGATGAAGTTCCCGCCGGCCGCAGCGTACGCGTCGAGAACGGCGAACGAGCGGTCCTCGTCCGCGCTCCAGCCGAAGACGTTGCCGCCGAGGGCGAGCGGGAAGACCTGGAGGTCG
It encodes the following:
- a CDS encoding aldo/keto reductase, which codes for MTSLRKLGSSDLQVFPLALGGNVFGWSADEDRSFAVLDAYAAAGGNFIDTADAYSSWVEGNEGGESETIIGKWLAARGNRSDILVATKVGAHPAYKGLSETTIKAAAEESLRRLGTDHIDLYYTHFDDETVPVEEIITALDQLVKDGKVREIAASNISPERLRASLEFSEREGLARYAALQPHYNLVSRDTYEGELQDTAAEAGLAAVPYFALASGFLTGKYRPGTSVDSVRAGKAGAHLDSERGQKVLAALDAVARERDAEIATVALAWLASRPTVAAPIASARTVEQLPALLAVADLRLTDQELTTLTEASA